One window from the genome of Salvia splendens isolate huo1 chromosome 9, SspV2, whole genome shotgun sequence encodes:
- the LOC121748046 gene encoding LON peptidase N-terminal domain and RING finger protein 1-like yields METDGGPSKFTRAVSTRTLTDVIHDDPDDDDPKEELRGWKHFKEKIGSQGRRAGSGAAWTSSVSVPASDVPVQTSQNRVMFRHPSGRVSAAPESDPGMLQGAEIGAVQQDFLSSSLRRNSSGRNERSGRFDSDPSPLRRLQEEEAADEEGEEAPAKMSLMSLLAENDDEYGMEEEEDEDEEEEEEDGGGANVNCSICMVRHKGAAFDPCGHSFCRLCSREMWVQGGNCPLCNNYVLEILDIF; encoded by the coding sequence ATGGAAACCGATGGCGGCCCCAGCAAATTCACCCGCGCCGTATCTACTCGCACCCTAACCGACGTCATCCACGACGACCCCGACGACGACGACCCGAAGGAGGAGCTCCGCGGCTGGAAGCACTTCAAGGAGAAGATCGGCAGCCAAGGCCGCCGCGCCGGCAGCGGGGCCGCATGGACGTCGAGCGTGTCCGTCCCGGCCTCGGACGTGCCGGTCCAGACGAGCCAGAATCGCGTCATGTTCCGGCACCCCTCGGGCCGGGTGAGCGCTGCCCCGGAGTCTGACCCCGGCATGCTGCAGGGGGCCGAGATCGGGGCCGTGCAGCAGGACTTCCTTTCCTCCAGCCTGAGGCGGAACTCCAGCGGCCGCAACGAGCGGAGCGGGAGGTTCGACAGCGACCCCTCGCCCCTGCGGAGGCTgcaggaggaggaggcggcagACGAGGAGGGTGAGGAGGCGCCGGCGAAGATGTCGCTGATGTCGTTGCTGGCGGAGAACGACGACGAGTACGgaatggaggaggaggaggatgaggacgaggaggaggaggaggaagacgGGGGAGGAGCGAATGTTAACTGTAGTATTTGCATGGTGAGGCATAAGGGGGCGGCATTTGATCCGTGCGGGCATTCGTTTTGCCGCCTGTGTTCCAGGGAGATGTGGGTTCAGGGGGGCAATTGCCCCCTCTGTAATAACTACGTCTTGGAAAttcttgatattttttaa
- the LOC121748933 gene encoding GPI transamidase component PIG-S-like, translated as MAAASAPTPPSTAEIAEAAEPLPSKLENSEPDCPRKTRPGLKRLALTFTVLFSFLLGLPFLLKSVEIYRSPLPFREIDDLSAAVESIPLQFPCKFRAVFVGTGGSSFDANELSVKIEHQMRKIAAKDSTSCGACSYNSSVSVVIENGADCFRSDNDFNWKCGALSELNKYEDSGEYNDELFDEYLHSLVDESDSRGNGGNVYTMIVVRREGQKDASAVVGKYRHGWIVGRVSEEEAVKKVASVFVKAFVNGGKEEGSISGEFMPVGADGKIVLSFNLLNADPHDWIYDWEFQEIDDNLLAPILKYLKPIADISVESQVLYHTPKSSFSYWDEKLWSYIFTTKDLPFFVNSNEWHLDTSVAAGGRSKILHLVVYVPSATECPLLLQLPNGKISKSNGFISPMWGSVVVWNHAACLNGSKMDTRVRHTISSEDMRKIFEVFIGQLRQLFGLKSKGIFRDTSSGTIRLLTSESGFTEWELDVLSRQHTCFNLLQCTTTLGSLSRLVQSLPRMIIKEEIGEQVRYSLEAAKSALSNVSAGIYDASAVSSRRARSFSEDAFYHPSMMSVSYYSFEHCFAVYSPFFLPVALHVLLAALREWKRYKQESRKFKAWKAKKD; from the exons ATGGCCGCCGCCAGCGCTCCAACTCCGCCGTCGACGGCTGAAATTGCCGAAGCTGCTGAACCTCTGCCCTCGAAGCTCGAAAACTCTGAACCAGATTGCCCACGCAAAACCAGACCAGGACTGAAACGCCTCGCTCTCACCTTCACTGTTCTCTTCTCTTTCCTGTTAG GTCTTCCATTTTTGTTAAAATCGGTAGAAATCTACAGATCGCCGCTACCGTTCCGAGAAATCGATGATTTGTCCGCTGCGGTTGAGTCGATTCCGCTGCAATTTCCTTGCAAGTTCCGAGCGGTATTTGTTGGTACAGGAGGATCTTCATTTGATGCTAATGAATTATCGGTTAAGATTGAACATCAAATGCGGAAAATCGCTGCCAAGGATTCAACATCCTGTGGTGCTTGTAGCTATAATTCATCTGTTTCTGTAGTCATAGAAAATGGTGCAGATTGTTTTCGTAGTGACAATGATTTTAACTGGAAGTGTGGAGCGTTGAGTGAGCTGAACAAGTATGAGGATTCAGGGGAATATAATGATGAGTTGTTCGATGAGTATTTGCATTCGTTGGTAGACGAAAGTGATAGTCGTGGCAATGGAGGAAATGTTTATACGATGATAGTGGTGAGGAGGGAAGGACAGAAGGATGCGAGTGCAGTTGTTGGGAAGTATAGGCATGGGTGGATTGTGGGTAGAGTTTCAGAGGAGGAGGCGGTGAAGAAGGTGGCCTCTGTTTTCGTGAAAGCGTTTGTGAATGGTGGAAAAGAGGAAGGGTCGATCAGTGGGGAGTTTATGCCAGTGGGAGCAGATGGGAAGATCGTGCTTTCATTTAATTTGCTGAATGCTGATCCTCATGATTGGATTTATGACTG GGAATTCCAAGAGATAGATGATAATCTCTTGGCTCCAATTCTCAAGTATTTGAAGCCTATAGCAGATATAAGCGTGGAGAGTCAG GTCTTGTACCACACTCCAAAGTCTTCGTTTTCTTACTGGGATGAAAAGCTGTGGAGCTATATCTTCACTACAAAAGATCTTCCTTTCTTT GTAAACTCAAATGAGTGGCATTTGGATACATCAGTAGCAGCAGGAGGACGTTCGAAGATCCTCCATCTTGTGGT GTATGTCCCATCTGCAACAGAGTGTCCACTCCTATTGCAGCTCCCTAATGGGAAAATTTCTAAATCAAATGGCTTTATATCCCCA ATGTGGGGAAGTGTTGTTGTTTGGAACCATGCAGCTTGTTTGAATGGTTCAAAAATGGATACTCGTGTCAGGCACACGATTTCGTCCGAG GACATGAGGAAAATCTTTGAAGTCTTCATAGGCCAGCTGCGCCAACTCTTTGGTCTGAAGTCTAAAGGCATCTTTCGTGATACATCATCAGGCACAATACGACTTTTAACCAGTGAAAGTGGCTTCACAGAATG GGAATTGGATGTATTATCAAGGCAGCACACATGTTTTAATCTTCTTCAATGCACCACCACTCTTGGATCACTTTCTCGATTG GTCCAGTCACTTCCAAGAATGATTATTAAGGAGGAAATAGGAGAACAG GTGAGGTATTCTCTTGAGGCTGCAAAATCGGCTTTGAGCAATGTGTCTGCTGGAATTTATGATGCTTCTGCCG TATCCTCAAGACGAGCTAGGTCATTCTCGGAGGATGCTTTCTATCATCCATCCATGATGTCTGTGAGCTACTACTCATTTGAGCACTGCTTTGCTGTCTACTCG CCCTTCTTCCTGCCGGTTGCGCTGCACGTGCTTCTGGCAGCCCTTAGAGAATGGAAAAGGTACAAGCAAGAAAGCAGAAAGTTCAAAGCATGGAAAGCTAAGAAAGATTAG
- the LOC121748946 gene encoding oleoyl-acyl carrier protein thioesterase, chloroplastic-like: MLLRGGAFSACNAAAAADNSGNCRFPGLIRAPCSARPRRAASLRVAAVATGETKSKAQETSLADRLRLGSLTEDGLSYKEKFIVRCYEVGINKTATVETIANLLQEVGCNHAQYVGFSTDGFATTLTMRKYHLIWVTARMHIEIYKYPAWSDVVEIETWCQSEGRIGTRRDWILKDYTTGEVIGRATSKWVMMNQDTRRLQKVTDEVRDEYLVYCPKTLRLAFPEENNTSLKKIAKLDDPADHYKVGLVPRRADLDMNQHVNNVTYIGWVLESMPQEIIDSHELQTITLDYRRECQHDDVVDSLTSPEPAIDGSTVPGLQGTNGSLAAARDENDRLQFLHLLRLSKEGSEINRGRTEWRKKPAKR, translated from the exons ATGTTGCTGAGGGGAGGGGCTTTCTCGGCATGCAATGCCGCCGCAGCCGCCGATAACAGCGGCAATTGCAGATTTCCCGGCCTGATTCGCGCGCCGTGCTCAGCTCGGCCGCGGAGGGCGGCCTCACTGCGGGtggcggcggtggcgacggGCGAGACAAAGAGCAAGGCGCAGGAGACGAGCCTAGCCGACCGCCTGCGGCTCGGCAGCTTGACCGAAGACGGCTTGTCGTATAAGGAGAAGTTCATAGTGCGGTGTTATGAGGTCGGGATTAACAAAACCGCCACGGTTGAAACCATAGCCAATCTATTGCAG GAGGTTGGTTGCAACCATGCTCAGTATGTTGGGTTCTCGACTGATGGATTTGCAACAACGCTTACTATGAGAAAATATCATCTCATATGGGTGACTGCTCGTATGCACATAGAGATCTACAAATACCCTGCCTG GAGTGATGTGGTTGAGATTGAGACATGGTGCCAAAGTGAAGGAAGGATAGGCACAAGACGTGATTGGATTCTCAAAGATTATACTACTGGTGAAGTCATTGGACGGGCAACTAG CAAGTGGGTGATGATGAACCAAGATACCAGGCGGCTGCAGAAAGTCACTGATGAAGTGCGTGACGAATATCTAGTTTATTGCCCCAAAACGCTTAG ACTAGCTTTTCCAGAAGAGAATAATACTAGCTTGAAGAAAATAGCTAAACTCGATGACCCCGCTGATCATTACAAAGTCGGGCTTGTG CCTAGAAGAGCTGATCTTGACATGAACCAGCATGTAAACAATGTCACCTACATTGGATGGGTTCTAGAG AGCATGCCTCAAGAGATCATCGACAGTCATGAGCTGCAGACTATAACGTTGGATTACAGGCGCGAATGCCAGCACGATGATGTAGTCGACTCCCTCACCAGCCCTGAGCCGGCCATAGACGGCAGCACAGTTCCAGGGCTTCAGGGAACCAACGGCTCTCTGGCTGCTGCAAGAGATGAGAACGACCGCCTTCAGTTTCTGCATCTCCTGAGATTGTCGAAAGAAGGTTCTGAGATCAACCGGGGGCGCACTGAGTGGCGGAAGAAACCCGCAAAGAGATGA